A portion of the Psilocybe cubensis strain MGC-MH-2018 chromosome 10, whole genome shotgun sequence genome contains these proteins:
- a CDS encoding OTU domain-containing protein 3, whose protein sequence is MLCPPCASRTRIYLSLLRALRQRTTRSSRGRLLQPTPSASLPDQLRLLGLYAAPTIGDGNCLFRALADQVHGSPVRHAEVRRDVCDWIEKWGERYEGFVEFEGSEEDEGRGKSKGKEKEKEKEKDSGAGAGEDKGEGSSNSAGKGPSPRLAAYLRNMRQNGTYGGHMELSAFAHMTRRDVKVVQPGLVYVIEWRAGSGSGSGSSAESQSQSQEKKEEEVKDAAKPVSVSASASIATSATPVSNRRATRSANALSAPPAKVPPKDRDEGKTKVKTGRHGYYVLEEVSSDEEDDKQALGLGLGNRRGASRGTAPAASAEVSEKKEEREVQQQLVAPEPTPSPTPAPVSAEVKHEEEEQSGGPTVYVAYHDWEHFSSIRNLRGPHTGLPNIQETPAHSHPAYVPPADTVSAPAALSKEALKEREREKKRERKEKERERERERREKGKEKIVSASASASAGLKVKLKLPASKTGTPAPSASASVSASAPVVSAVAAQAQAQDPLAVPLPTSRSASPFPVSSLASTSTSASGSTGSRSPQPQSQTQPPSSTSTISSTSTSTSTSLSTSTHTAISPGVNINLNLNLQAPHMAHLHASPLALARHHEQQQQHSHLHHRSPKRSFDESSASGGDGESASGSEKRSRRRVGSVSVGSVPGDVRLRASVGGENMDVDVDVVEVEGEGQGEGEGEGEGEAGTPGLSAPGSSSSETSSEVVSEEEEGDADEGGGDARHPHHMDAVDDDEMSALSSVPPTPPPEPELDLDVVQEEHDMDDMDIPRIVNARLSPPPSSTMSSLSNSHSNSNSKKPKSRKGTPLSSTSTSTSSSQNTYTAQLGPKELTRRQRKALGLPKARPRPAGGMSAGKIVIPGGRWTGREMTPPGVGVGGGRDGGGGDGEEEEEWRRNGTGRLDVRGFRELKI, encoded by the exons ATGTTGTGTCCGCCGTGTGCATCGCGcacgcgcatatatctaTCGCTACTGCGCGCGC TACGTCAACGGACGACACGGTCGTCTAGAGGGCGT CTCCTACAACCCACGCCCTCCGCCTCGCTCCCCGACCAGCTGCGGCTGCTCGGGCTATACGCCGCGCCGACGATAGGCGACGGCAACTGCCTCTTCCGCGCGCTCGCGGACCAGGTGCACGGCTCGCCTGTGCGCCACGCCGAGGTGCGCCGGGACGTGTGCGATTGGATCGAGAAGTGGGGGGAGAGGTATGAGGGGTTTGTAGAGTTTGAAGGgagcgaggaggatgaggggCGGGGGAAGAGTAaagggaaggagaaagaaaaggagaaggagaaggatagcggggcaggggcaggggagGATAAAGGTGAAGGCAGTAGTAACAGTGCGGGGAAAGGCCCGTCGCCGCGTCTTGCGGCGTATTTGAGGAATATGCGGCAGAATGGGACGTACGGTGGTCATATGGAGCTCTCGGCGTTTGCGCATATGACGAGGCGCGATGTGAAGGTTGTGCAGCCGGGCTTGGTGTATGTTATTGAGTGGCGCGcggggagtgggagtgggtcGGGGTCCAGTGCGGAGAgccagagtcagagtcaggagaagaaggaagaagaggtgaAGGATGCTGCTAAgcctgtttctgtttctgcttctgcttcgatAGCGACGAGCGCTACGCCGGTGTCGAATAGACGCGCGACGCGCTCTGCGAATGCACTGTCAGCTCCTCCGGCCAAGGTCCCGCCGAAAGACAGAGACGAGGGCAAGACGAAGGTGAAAACGGGGCGGCATGGATATTACGTGTTGGAGGAGGTGAGCagcgatgaggaagatgataaGCAGGCGTTGGGGTTGGGTTTGGGTAACCGTAGGGGTGCGAGTCGGGGTACGGCACCGGCGGCGTCGGCAGAGGTGAGTgagaaaaaggaagagagggaggtgcagcagcagctcgtTGCACCTGAGCCGACGCCGTCACCGACGCCTGCGCCCGTGTCGGCGGAGGTAAAgcatgaggaggaggagcagtcGGGAGGGCCGACGGTGTATGTCGC GTACCATGACTGGGAACATTTCTCCTCCATCCGCAACCTGCGCGGTCCACATACAGGCCTACCCAACATCCAAGAAACACCCGCGCACTCGCATCCGGCATATGTGCCTCCAGCAGACACGGTCTCCGCGCCAGCGGCGCTGAGCAAGGAAGCGTTGAAAGAACGCGAGCGCGAGAAGAAGCGCgaaaggaaggagaaggagcgtgagagggagagggagcgtAGGGAGAAGGGCAAGGAGAAGATTGTTAGTGCGAGTGCTAGTGCTAGTGCGGGGTTGAAGGTCAAGTTGAAGTTGCCGGCGAGTAAGACGGGGACGCCTGCGCCTAgtgcgtctgcgtctgtgTCTGCGTCTGCGCCGGTGGTTTCTGCTGTGGCGGcacaggcgcaggcgcaggacCCATTGGCGGTTCCGCTTCCAACGTCCCGTTCAGCGTCGCCGTTCCCTGTGTCGTCGTTggcttcgacttcgacttcagCTTCTGGTTCGACTGGCTCGCGGTCTCCGCAACCGCAGTCACAAACCCAGCCACCGTCGTCTACATCAACtatctcctccacctccacatctacatctacatcGTTATCAACTTCAACGCATACAGCTATCTCTCCTGGTGTAAAtatcaacctcaacctcaacctccaAGCGCCGCATATGGCGCATCTGCACGCTAGCCCCCTCGCTCTCGCTCGACATCacgagcagcagcaacaacactCACACCTGCACCACCGCTCGCCGAAGCGCTCGTTTGACGAGTCGAGTGCGAGCGGTGGGGACGGGGAGAGTGCGAGTGGGAGTGAGAAGCGCAGTCGGAGGCGGGTGGGGAGTGTTAGTGTTGGTTCTGTGCCGGGGGATGTGAGGCTGAGAGCCTCGGTTGGTGGAGAGAAtatggatgttgatgttgatgttgttgaggtCGAAGGCGAGGGACAAGGCGAAGGTGAAggcgaaggtgaaggtgaagcgGGCACACCAGGGCTATCAGCGCCCGGGTCGAGCTCGTCCGAGACGAGTTCGGAGGTTGTCtctgaagaggaagagggcgATGCCGACGAGGGTGGCGGTGATGCCCGTCACCCTCATCATATGGACGCTGTAGATGACGACGAGATGTCAGCGCTCTCGTCGGTCCCGCCAACACCCCCACCCGAGCCCGAGCTCGATCTGGACGTCGTCCAGGAAGAACACGATATGGACGATATGGATATCCCGCGCATTGTGAATGCGCGGTTGTCGCCTCCGCCTTCTTCTACAATGTCTTCCCTCTCCAACTCCCATTCTaattccaattccaaaaAGCCCAAGTCGCGTAAAGGCACacccctctcctccacctccacctccacctcctcctcgcaAAACACGTACACGGCACAGTTGGGCCCTAAAGAGCTGACACGACGTCAGCGCAAGGCGCTTGGGCTGCCGAAAGCGCGTCCTCGTCCGGCGGGGGGGATGAGTGCGGGCAAGATTGTTATTCCTGGAGGGAGGTGGACGGGGCGGGAGATGACGCCGcctggtgtgggtgtgggtggaggtagggatggaggagggggggatggagaggaggaggaggagtggaGGAGGAATGGGACGGGACGCTTGGATGTTCGTGGGTTTAGGGAGTTGAAGATTTAG
- a CDS encoding Caseinolytic peptidase B protein-like protein (Caseinolytic peptidase B protein homolog), whose product MESKVTPPDAQLAVSGGRSLCKLLVENEHERVRQLLEISPDLINTRHPLGWAPLHTATLNCDPELLAFILSLPGLDVSVKDQSTFNTSSSDADIQCRKEELCPKIVGTESTTGASALHFACMRGDAAVLDLYIGSTTDISKGFDWQDEKKRLPREYFDLARVDIEVVRAYHEATVQWRMRYRSLERKVGSRTQIYVIYVDSAALCRAICERDLEYCKEIINSNKSLAITRSRGIYGRISSIIKSLKPASIDLHSITSANPYSDDDSQPLHLACLVGEMSVVELILQAGGDWERKDDNNMLPEEYVKVHGSVHMEEFRALCAEEKERRDKKVQQRKAEEAKEKEAKEKEEKRKLDEQLEALVCMGELMDDLQHERERDLEGLSDEKARKRAERASKAQKRCNKAERKKTAKAEKEKKRKQIAEDKYRMRHLEIERSIGANVVGQRGPIRSIASALRLRENGWVDPERPLVLMFLGSSGIGKTEIAKRIALYLHNDALKTAVRDKANGRSSRDNDSESGDDSDEDGNNNRDASKDGGKEGKKERKITLRDIEKSGTFVRIDMSEYQHSHTVANLTGSPKGYVGYEGGGNLTNQLRKNPRAVVLFDEIEKAHPDVLTVFLQLFDDARITDPKHGTIHCPDAVFIMTSNLGSEEIRQAAPGLHKLVERTEAVDMHTQYLNGIANFNKTLYPVLKKTLKRDEFLGRINQMVVFLPFTENEIRKIVRVELDKWKKRAHEHHGIRLSWTPEVIAKLAQGYDENYGARSVSNEVKSCAIQVIAESQIRGNIKKNCNVRLVINDTGNIDLRREDQHVAAPPSDSISAGDTAA is encoded by the exons ATGGAGTCGAAAGTCACCCCACCTGATGCCCAATTGGCAGTCTCTGGAGGCCGCAGTCTCTGTAAACTTCTCGTAGAAAATGAACACGAACGTGTTCGTCA ATTGCTCGAGATATCACCCGACCTCATCAACACCCGCCACCCACTCGGCTGGGCACCCCTCCACACTGCCACGCTCAACTGCGACCCAGAGCTCCTCGCGTTtatcctctccctccccggGCTCGACGTCTCGGTAAAAGACCAATCAACGTTCAACACCTCGTCCTCCGACGCAGATATACAGTGCCGCAAAGAAGAATTATGCCCAAAGATTGTCGGTACAGAGTCCACGACCGGCGCGAGCGCGCTGCACTTTGCATGCATGCGCGGGGACGCTGCCGTGCTCGATCTGTATATTGGGTCGACAACGGATATTTCTAAGGGGTTTGATTGGCAGGACGAGAAAAAGAGACTCCCGAGGGAGTATTTTGATTTGGCCAGGGTTGATATAGAGGTAGTAAGAGCATACCATGAGGCGACCGTCCAGTGGAGGATGCGATACCGCTCGCTTGAGAGAAAAG TTGGATCGAGGACTCAAATATACGTGATATATGTAGATAGCGCAGCGCTCTGCAGGGCAATTTGCGAGCGCGATTTAGAATACTGTAAAGA GATTATCAACTCAAACAAGAGTCTCGCCATTACAAGGAGCCGTGGCATATACGGCCGAATCTCGTCAATCATTAAGTCCCTCAAACCGGCCTCTATAGATCTACACAGTATCACCTCCGCCAATCCGTACTCCGATGACGATAGCCAACCTCTCCACCTCGCTTGTCTCGTGGGCGAGATGAGCGTTGTTGAGCTGATCCTGCAGGCAGGCGGAGATTGGGAAAGAAAGGACGACAATAACATGCTTCCCGAGGAATACGTGAAGGTGCATGGTAGTGTCCACATGGAAGAGTTTAGAGCGCTATGTGctgaggagaaggagagaagGGACAAGAAGGTGCAGCAGCGcaaggcggaggaggcgaaggaaaaggaggcaaaagaaaaagaggaaaagagaaaattgGACGAACAGCTTGAGGCTTTGGTGTGTATGGGAGAGCTTATGGATGATTTACAACATGAGAGAGAGCGGGACTTGGAGGGTCTGTCAGATGAGAAGGCAAGGAAGCGCGCGGAGCGTGCCTCCAAAGCTCAGAAACGCTGTAACAAGGCTGAGCGGAAGAAGACTG CAAaggcagagaaagaaaaaaagcgaAAGCAAATCGCGGAGGACAAATACCGCATGCGACATC TCGAGATAGAGAGATCTATAGGTGCAAATGTGGTAGGACAGCGGGGGCCCATCCGAAGTATAGCTTCGGCCTTACGATTGCGGGAGAACGGGTGGGTCGACCCCGAGCGTCCGCTGGTCCTGATGTTTCTAGGGAGCTCAGGGATTGGCAAGACGGAAATTGCAAAGCGCATTGCGCTATATCTGCACAACGACGCATTGAAGACAGCGGTTAGGGATAAGGCTAATGGTAGATCGTCAAGGGATAATGATTCCGAGAGTGGTGATGATAGCGATGAAGATGGGAACAACAATAGAGACGCTTCAAAAGACGGTGGGAAGGAGgggaagaaggagaggaagatCACACTTAGGGATATTGAGAAGTCAGGAACGTTTGTGCGCATTGACATGTCGGAGTACCAACATAGCCACACAGTGGCCAACTTAACAG GATCTCCCAAGGGCTATGTC GGTTACGAAGGTGGAGGCAACCTAACAAACCAGCTAAGAAAAAATCCCCGGGCCGTCGTCCTCTTTGATGAGATCGAGAAAGCTCATCCGGATGTGCTGACCGTGTTCCTCCAGCTCTTCGACGACGCGCGAATTACTGATCCAAAG CATGGTACAATCCACTGCCCTGACGCTGTCTTCATTATGACGTCTAACCTAGGGTCGGAAGAGATCCGCCAGGCCGCGCCTGGTCTACACAAACTGGTTGAACGCACCGAGGCCGTGGACATGCACACACAGTACCTCAATGGGATAGCCAACTTCAACAAAACACTGTACCCCGTGCTCAAGAAGACGTTGAAGCGGGATGAATTCCTTGGTCGAATCAACCAGATGGTGGTATTTCTTCCGTTTACAGAGAACGAG ATTCGGAAGATAGTGAGAGTTGAACTGGATAAATGGAAAAAACGTGCTCACGAGCACCATGGTATCCGTCTCTCGTGGACACCTGAAG TTATTGCTAAGCTAGCTCAAGGCTATGATGAGAACTACGGGGCACGTTCCGTGTCAAATGAAGTAAAATCATGTGCGATCCAGGTAATAGCTGAATCCCAAATTCGAGGAAATATCAAAAAGAA CTGTAACGTCCGACTGGTTATAAACGACACTGGTAACATAGATCTACGGAGAGAAGATCAACATGTAGCAG CGCCACCCTCTGATAGTATTTCTGCTGGAGATACAGCTGCTTAG